In Chitinophaga varians, the following are encoded in one genomic region:
- a CDS encoding type II asparaginase has translation MKKLLCVICSLMICFAVFAQKLPRVKILATGGTIAGKGASADRAAYKAGSLPIKDLIDAVPGIDKVAEITGEQISNVGSQDMTVDIWIKLNKRINEIFKNNEADGVVITHGTDTQEETAYFLSLTCRYDHPVVLTGSMRPATAISADGPKNLYDAVTVAASPNSQGRGVMVVFSENIFDGRGVEKVSTTHVDAFKSPNAGPLGQVYDGKVVFYMHDLRKANKNTPFDITGLNKLPNVAVAELYADAPSTAIDAYVASGVDGIVVSGLGNGNLNKANMEAVTRAVAKGVAVCRGSRVVSGRVTLYDETDDAKLGTFVADDLSSQKARILLMLGLTQTKDKKTLQQYFFTY, from the coding sequence ATGAAAAAACTGTTATGTGTTATCTGTTCGCTGATGATTTGTTTCGCGGTCTTCGCGCAAAAACTTCCCCGTGTCAAAATCCTGGCAACCGGCGGTACCATTGCCGGGAAAGGCGCGTCAGCAGACCGCGCGGCCTACAAAGCAGGTTCACTGCCTATCAAAGACCTGATAGATGCAGTACCGGGCATTGACAAGGTGGCGGAAATTACAGGTGAACAGATTTCCAATGTGGGCAGCCAGGACATGACGGTAGATATCTGGATTAAGCTCAACAAACGGATCAATGAAATCTTTAAAAACAATGAAGCCGATGGTGTGGTGATCACACATGGTACCGATACGCAGGAGGAAACAGCATATTTCCTCAGTCTCACCTGCCGCTACGATCATCCTGTGGTGCTGACGGGCTCTATGCGCCCGGCGACGGCCATCAGTGCTGATGGTCCCAAAAACCTCTATGACGCGGTGACTGTCGCCGCCAGCCCCAATTCCCAGGGCCGTGGCGTGATGGTGGTTTTCAGTGAAAATATTTTTGACGGTCGTGGCGTGGAGAAGGTCAGCACCACCCATGTGGACGCGTTCAAATCGCCGAACGCCGGTCCGCTAGGACAGGTATACGATGGCAAGGTGGTGTTCTATATGCATGATTTGCGCAAGGCCAATAAAAACACGCCTTTTGATATTACCGGTTTGAATAAACTGCCCAATGTGGCCGTGGCAGAACTCTATGCCGACGCGCCTTCTACCGCTATCGATGCTTATGTGGCTTCCGGCGTGGATGGCATCGTTGTCTCCGGGCTGGGCAATGGTAATCTCAATAAGGCCAATATGGAAGCGGTGACACGCGCAGTGGCCAAGGGCGTGGCGGTGTGCCGCGGTTCCCGCGTGGTGTCTGGCCGTGTAACGCTGTACGACGAAACAGACGACGCCAAACTGGGCACCTTTGTGGCCGATGACCTCAGCTCACAGAAAGCCCGCATCCTGCTGATGCTGGGCCTTACGCAGACAAAAGACAAGAAAACCCTGCAACAGTATTTCTTTACGTATTGA
- a CDS encoding ABC transporter permease — protein sequence MIKNYFLVAWRNLLNNKGYSAINIFGLAAGMAVAMVIALWVVHEYSYDRFMPDHERLYRVQRNFDSNGDTLTFTTVSLKLADVLRNEIPEMEYVCETDWLGNHALKAGERKVVLNGGGVQDDFLKAFQFRLLQGDAASVFKNPFSIVLTESTARALFGNENPMGKLVRIDNRHDLAVTGILKDLPATSSFRFKYLYPFSFLDKTNNFVMGNRKSGTFSGNAFQLFVKVRPKVNLAQLASKIAFLEKREKGNTNAERSIVILQRMDRWHLFGNYENGKESGGFIDYIRIFSSIGILVLLIACINFVNLTTARSEKRAREVGIRKAIGSRRLHLVVQFLAESLTLTFIALLCSLVMVAVALPFFNKMTGAEIHIPFTDIRFWVITMVCVTVTGIAAGLKPAFYLSSFNPVKTLKGTMKIGASATWSRRALVVVQFTCSVVLVISTLVIYRQMKYAKDRPTGFETNRLMSSQLTQDMEKTNDALKQDLLQSGLVSHVSTASCPPADINWHSDLDDFPGKLPGETLEMGMVQAGDDYINTMGMKLLSGRDFRPGLSDTLNVILNEAAVKRLRLKDPLTSEIKWNDRRLRIIGVVQNALMSNPFQRAEPMLFMKTDDKNGYLLYQLASGVAPHRAVEQLEAIFTRHNPAFPYVYEFADDAYNSKFHQEMLTGRLSGIFAMLAIMISCLGLLGLAAYMAEQRTKEIGVRKVLGASVAQVWFLLSKDFIVLVLLSCLIASPIALYSLERWLSQYDYRITLGPAVFLYAAVAALAVTLATISFQSIKAAMANPVKSLRSE from the coding sequence ATGATCAAGAACTACTTCCTGGTTGCCTGGCGCAACCTCCTCAACAACAAGGGCTATAGTGCCATTAACATTTTCGGGCTGGCGGCCGGTATGGCCGTTGCAATGGTGATTGCGTTGTGGGTGGTGCATGAATATTCGTACGACCGGTTTATGCCGGACCATGAGCGTTTATACAGGGTGCAGCGCAACTTCGACAGTAACGGGGACACGCTCACTTTCACAACAGTTTCACTGAAGCTGGCGGACGTACTGCGGAATGAGATCCCGGAAATGGAGTATGTATGCGAGACCGACTGGTTGGGCAATCACGCGCTGAAAGCGGGTGAGCGCAAAGTAGTACTGAACGGAGGCGGGGTACAGGACGACTTTCTGAAGGCTTTTCAGTTCCGTCTCTTACAGGGCGATGCCGCTTCTGTGTTTAAAAACCCTTTTTCTATCGTGTTGACTGAATCCACTGCCAGGGCCTTGTTTGGCAACGAAAACCCGATGGGTAAGCTGGTACGCATAGATAATCGGCACGACCTGGCGGTAACCGGCATTCTGAAAGATCTGCCGGCTACTTCTTCTTTTCGTTTTAAATACCTCTATCCTTTTAGTTTCCTGGACAAGACCAACAACTTTGTGATGGGCAACCGTAAATCCGGTACTTTCAGTGGCAATGCTTTTCAGCTATTCGTGAAGGTCAGACCGAAGGTTAACCTGGCGCAGCTCGCATCGAAAATCGCGTTTCTGGAGAAAAGGGAGAAAGGAAATACCAATGCGGAGAGATCCATAGTGATTTTGCAACGGATGGACCGTTGGCATCTCTTCGGTAATTATGAGAATGGCAAGGAATCCGGCGGTTTTATCGACTATATCCGGATTTTCAGCAGCATCGGCATATTGGTGTTGCTGATAGCCTGTATCAACTTCGTGAACCTCACCACTGCAAGGTCCGAGAAACGTGCGCGGGAAGTAGGTATCCGTAAGGCCATTGGTTCCAGGCGCCTGCACCTGGTGGTGCAGTTTCTGGCAGAATCATTGACCCTGACTTTTATAGCCCTGTTGTGCAGCCTGGTGATGGTGGCAGTGGCGTTGCCTTTCTTTAATAAGATGACCGGCGCGGAAATTCATATACCCTTTACCGATATCCGTTTCTGGGTGATTACAATGGTGTGCGTGACAGTGACCGGTATTGCGGCGGGCCTGAAACCGGCATTTTACCTGTCTTCTTTCAACCCGGTCAAAACGCTGAAAGGTACCATGAAGATAGGCGCCTCCGCTACATGGTCCCGCAGGGCGCTGGTGGTAGTGCAATTCACCTGTTCAGTGGTATTGGTGATCAGCACCCTGGTCATCTATCGTCAGATGAAATATGCTAAAGACAGGCCTACAGGGTTTGAAACAAACCGCCTGATGTCTTCCCAGCTAACGCAGGACATGGAGAAAACCAATGATGCTTTAAAACAGGACCTGCTGCAGAGCGGACTGGTGAGCCATGTGAGCACCGCTTCCTGTCCGCCGGCAGACATCAACTGGCACAGTGATCTCGATGATTTTCCCGGTAAGTTGCCCGGAGAAACATTGGAGATGGGAATGGTGCAGGCCGGCGACGATTATATCAATACCATGGGCATGAAGTTGCTGAGTGGCCGGGATTTCAGGCCAGGATTGTCTGACACGCTCAATGTGATCCTGAATGAAGCGGCGGTAAAGCGGTTGCGGTTGAAAGATCCGCTGACAAGTGAAATTAAGTGGAACGATAGGCGGTTAAGAATAATAGGCGTGGTGCAGAATGCTTTGATGTCGAATCCTTTCCAGCGGGCCGAGCCCATGTTATTTATGAAGACTGATGACAAAAATGGCTATTTGTTGTACCAGCTGGCGTCCGGCGTGGCGCCACATCGCGCGGTGGAGCAGCTGGAGGCCATCTTTACCCGGCATAACCCTGCATTCCCCTATGTATATGAATTTGCGGACGATGCTTATAACAGCAAGTTTCACCAGGAGATGCTTACCGGCAGGTTATCTGGTATCTTCGCCATGCTGGCCATCATGATATCCTGTCTGGGCCTGCTGGGATTGGCCGCTTATATGGCAGAGCAGCGTACAAAGGAAATTGGCGTGCGCAAAGTGTTGGGCGCGTCAGTCGCGCAGGTGTGGTTCCTGTTGTCCAAAGACTTCATCGTCCTGGTATTGTTAAGTTGCCTGATCGCTTCACCCATCGCTTTATATTCGCTGGAGCGCTGGTTGTCGCAGTACGACTACCGTATCACGCTGGGACCGGCCGTGTTCCTGTACGCCGCAGTAGCGGCGCTGGCTGTCACGCTGGCGACCATCAGTTTTCAGTCCATTAAAGCAGCTATGGCCAACCCGGTGAAGAGCCTCCGTTCCGAATAG
- a CDS encoding putative sensor domain DACNV-containing protein — MALTTESTYQAASAVADIIESHFIKHLETAKEEGVENLATAPSARVVEKIIDVAFWASLRREEGNATRMSLAFVSPEQAGKPLLFEQPLPLTPQVLTKLAPGVERAGIHVGVWYNGDELCIWGTTIKLPNFCFVLDVSEPGLLVVKHRRIMGLGKFTNVAMLKGDQIKVVDENSGYPMCSPALLRSLLGIDSSSLWNNPENVLIQIAVSMRAHKRGGILLVVPDKNSSWKESIVQPLQYPISPAFAGVADLIRQESSTVSEIFWQNALRREVENISGLTAVDGATIINQHHELLAFGAKITRASYSSPVEKVLMMEPVLGGTPAYVHPSAIGGTRHLSAAQFVHDQPDAIALVASQDGYFTIFSWSVTKQMVQAHRIDILLL; from the coding sequence ATGGCACTGACAACAGAATCGACATATCAGGCAGCATCAGCAGTCGCCGACATTATAGAATCGCATTTTATCAAACATCTTGAAACCGCGAAGGAAGAGGGCGTCGAGAATCTGGCGACGGCCCCTTCGGCGCGCGTGGTGGAGAAAATCATCGACGTGGCTTTCTGGGCCAGCCTGCGGCGGGAAGAAGGCAATGCCACCCGCATGTCGCTGGCATTTGTGAGCCCCGAGCAGGCAGGCAAGCCGTTGCTGTTTGAACAGCCACTGCCTCTCACGCCGCAGGTGCTCACCAAACTGGCGCCCGGCGTGGAAAGGGCCGGTATCCATGTGGGGGTGTGGTATAACGGCGATGAGCTGTGTATCTGGGGCACCACCATCAAACTGCCTAATTTCTGTTTTGTGCTGGACGTGTCCGAGCCGGGATTGCTGGTGGTCAAACACCGGCGTATCATGGGGCTTGGCAAGTTCACCAACGTGGCCATGCTCAAAGGTGACCAGATAAAAGTAGTGGATGAAAATTCCGGTTACCCGATGTGCAGCCCGGCGCTGTTAAGATCACTCCTGGGTATCGATTCCTCTTCTCTCTGGAACAACCCTGAAAACGTACTCATACAGATCGCGGTGTCCATGCGGGCGCATAAGCGGGGAGGCATCCTGCTGGTGGTGCCGGACAAAAACTCTTCCTGGAAAGAATCTATCGTACAACCGTTACAATATCCGATATCGCCGGCTTTTGCAGGCGTGGCCGACCTGATACGCCAGGAAAGTTCTACCGTCAGCGAAATTTTCTGGCAGAACGCGCTGCGCCGGGAGGTGGAAAATATCAGCGGCCTTACCGCCGTGGATGGCGCTACCATTATCAATCAGCATCATGAGCTGCTGGCCTTTGGCGCCAAGATCACCCGTGCCAGTTACTCTTCCCCGGTGGAAAAAGTGCTGATGATGGAACCTGTGCTGGGTGGCACTCCGGCCTACGTGCATCCTTCCGCCATTGGTGGTACCCGGCACCTGTCGGCCGCCCAGTTTGTGCACGACCAGCCCGATGCCATTGCGTTGGTAGCCTCCCAGGACGGTTACTTTACCATCTTCTCCTGGTCTGTCACCAAACAGATGGTACAGGCACACCGCATAGATATCCTGCTGCTCTAA
- a CDS encoding TonB-dependent receptor, translating to MKAPLMATISLAFALPLAAQQDTLHRLPEVVVKSYLSKEPLLRIPTAVSVLSPQQLALQQGASMVPAFNSVAGVRMEERSPGSYRLSIRGSLLRSPFGIRNIKIYMDEIPLTDAGGNTYLNLLDPAVLTSAEVLKGPDGSLFGANSGGVVRLDVLPQATDSTRLQAGVQGGSYGLFHATAGYRQQQGNYGFQLFQGYQQADGYRQNTAMHRSYTQLGQRWEYKPGYVLKMLGFYSDLGYRTPGGLTLAQLDKDPRAARPATPALPGAVTQKAGIYNRTAQGGLVHEAQFSPRWQHVIVVFGANTHFENPFITNYEARDENTFGFRTYLSWTNKPASSLFQWRWQAGIEWQRTVSDIINYNNNQGARGAVQVADKLTAGQYFYFSRFHAQLQRWTMEAAASMNYYHYTYNRDGNTKVAFTPQVMPRLSLSYLVNEQLTGRVTVSRGYSPPATAEVRASDNIINTALRPETGWNYEAGLRLLPLSRRYSLDVTGFHYRMQDAIVRKLRDNGAEFFVNAGGVNQTGVEVEGMLQLMQPRVRGFVRGLELRGSYTWSDFYFRDYVSSGKDFSGNRLTGVPRTVVVSGLTVYLPKAVYLYVAHNYTSTIPLNDANSAYARGHHLMQCKAAWQLPISGKCKISVQAGADNLLNQSYSLGNDLNAVGERYYNPAPGRTYFGGVNVAL from the coding sequence ATGAAAGCTCCTTTAATGGCCACCATATCACTGGCATTTGCGTTGCCGCTGGCTGCACAGCAGGACACCCTGCACCGTCTGCCGGAAGTGGTGGTGAAATCCTATTTGTCGAAAGAACCGTTATTGCGTATACCCACGGCCGTTAGTGTGCTGTCTCCGCAACAGCTGGCGCTGCAACAGGGCGCCTCTATGGTGCCGGCGTTCAACAGTGTGGCCGGCGTGCGGATGGAGGAGCGTTCTCCCGGCAGCTACCGGCTGTCTATCCGCGGCAGCCTGCTGCGCTCTCCCTTCGGCATACGCAACATAAAAATATATATGGACGAAATCCCCCTGACAGATGCAGGTGGAAATACCTATCTCAATCTGCTCGACCCGGCGGTGCTGACGAGCGCCGAAGTGCTGAAAGGCCCCGATGGCAGTCTGTTTGGGGCCAACTCCGGCGGCGTGGTCCGGCTGGACGTGCTGCCACAGGCAACAGACAGCACCCGGTTACAGGCAGGTGTACAAGGCGGCAGTTACGGTCTCTTTCACGCCACGGCCGGTTACCGGCAACAACAGGGGAACTACGGCTTTCAGCTGTTCCAGGGCTATCAGCAGGCCGACGGCTACCGGCAGAATACCGCTATGCACCGCTCCTATACGCAGCTGGGGCAACGGTGGGAATACAAGCCGGGCTACGTGCTGAAGATGCTGGGCTTTTATTCCGATCTGGGGTATCGTACGCCTGGCGGTTTAACACTGGCGCAGCTGGACAAGGACCCGCGTGCCGCCCGTCCGGCCACGCCGGCTTTGCCGGGAGCTGTCACGCAAAAAGCCGGTATCTACAACCGCACCGCACAGGGCGGACTGGTGCATGAAGCACAGTTCAGCCCCCGCTGGCAGCATGTGATCGTCGTGTTCGGCGCCAATACGCACTTTGAGAACCCGTTTATCACCAACTACGAAGCCCGCGATGAAAATACTTTCGGTTTCCGCACCTATCTGTCATGGACCAATAAACCTGCATCATCGTTGTTTCAATGGAGATGGCAGGCCGGTATTGAATGGCAACGGACCGTTTCTGATATCATCAACTACAACAACAACCAGGGCGCCCGCGGCGCCGTGCAGGTAGCGGACAAACTCACGGCCGGACAGTATTTCTATTTCTCGCGCTTCCACGCACAGCTGCAACGCTGGACAATGGAGGCTGCCGCCAGTATGAACTACTATCATTACACCTATAACCGCGACGGCAATACGAAAGTGGCCTTTACGCCGCAGGTGATGCCGCGTTTGTCATTGTCTTACCTGGTCAACGAGCAACTGACCGGCAGGGTGACTGTCAGCAGGGGATATTCGCCACCGGCAACAGCTGAAGTAAGGGCGTCCGATAATATTATCAATACCGCTCTACGGCCGGAGACAGGCTGGAACTATGAAGCAGGGCTGCGGCTGTTGCCGCTGTCACGCCGCTATTCGCTGGATGTGACGGGCTTTCATTACCGCATGCAGGACGCTATCGTGCGTAAGCTGCGGGACAATGGGGCGGAGTTTTTCGTTAATGCCGGCGGCGTAAACCAGACGGGCGTAGAGGTGGAAGGCATGCTGCAACTGATGCAGCCGCGTGTGCGTGGTTTTGTGCGCGGACTGGAACTACGCGGCAGCTATACCTGGAGCGATTTTTATTTCAGGGACTATGTAAGCAGCGGCAAGGACTTTTCGGGTAACCGGCTGACCGGCGTGCCACGTACCGTTGTGGTATCGGGGCTGACCGTGTATTTACCGAAGGCGGTTTATTTGTATGTGGCGCATAATTATACCAGCACCATTCCGTTGAACGACGCCAACAGCGCCTATGCACGCGGGCATCATCTGATGCAGTGCAAGGCGGCGTGGCAGTTGCCCATCTCCGGAAAATGTAAAATCAGTGTGCAGGCAGGGGCAGATAATTTGTTGAATCAGTCTTACAGTCTGGGTAACGACCTGAACGCAGTGGGAGAGCGGTATTATAATCCGGCACCGGGCCGTACGTATTTCGGGGGTGTCAATGTGGCGCTGTGA
- a CDS encoding RNA ligase (ATP), whose translation MERKLASVVVIDDLQPIPGADLIEVATVKGWKLVVKKQEFRIGDHAVYCEIDSFLPEKEDFEFLRKSSFRTMAGIPGFRLKTMRLRGQISQGLLMPVTVLNGYAYTLGEDVSARLGIVKYEPPMPASLAGVAKGNFPSFIPKTDEERIQNLSAEYEAYKNETFYVTEKLDGSSATFYFRDGEFGVCSRNLDLLETTDNTFWKIAHRLHLPDRLAALDKNMGLQGELIGEGIQGNPYGIKGQTVRFFNAFDIDAYTYLPLPAFREIIRLMGLEHVPILDTAFTLPDTVDELLLAAEGNSALSPAGKYVEREGVVIRSADKRISFKVISNKFLLNEK comes from the coding sequence ATGGAACGCAAACTTGCGTCTGTCGTTGTAATAGACGACCTACAGCCCATACCCGGCGCTGATCTGATAGAAGTAGCCACTGTAAAAGGATGGAAACTGGTTGTTAAAAAACAGGAATTCCGCATCGGCGATCATGCAGTGTACTGTGAGATCGATTCTTTCCTGCCCGAAAAAGAGGATTTTGAATTTCTGCGTAAAAGCTCCTTCCGCACCATGGCCGGCATCCCTGGCTTCAGATTGAAAACTATGCGCTTGCGCGGACAGATCTCTCAAGGCCTGCTGATGCCTGTAACTGTACTAAACGGTTACGCATACACGCTGGGAGAAGATGTATCTGCCAGACTGGGCATTGTGAAGTACGAACCGCCGATGCCCGCATCCCTGGCGGGCGTAGCCAAAGGCAATTTTCCTTCCTTTATCCCGAAAACGGATGAAGAACGCATTCAGAACCTCAGCGCGGAATATGAAGCGTACAAAAATGAAACCTTCTACGTAACGGAAAAACTGGATGGCTCTTCTGCCACCTTCTACTTCCGGGATGGTGAATTTGGCGTATGCTCCCGTAACCTCGACCTGCTGGAGACAACGGACAACACCTTCTGGAAAATAGCCCACCGGTTACATCTGCCGGACAGACTAGCAGCGCTGGACAAAAACATGGGATTACAGGGAGAACTGATCGGTGAAGGGATACAGGGAAATCCTTATGGCATCAAAGGTCAGACTGTTCGTTTTTTCAATGCGTTTGATATCGATGCTTATACTTATCTGCCCCTGCCTGCTTTTCGGGAGATAATCAGGCTAATGGGACTGGAACATGTGCCTATACTGGATACGGCTTTCACACTGCCGGACACGGTCGACGAACTCCTGTTGGCCGCCGAAGGCAATTCCGCTTTAAGCCCGGCCGGTAAATATGTGGAACGCGAAGGAGTGGTGATCCGTTCTGCCGATAAACGTATATCCTTTAAAGTGATATCCAACAAATTTCTGTTGAATGAAAAATAG
- a CDS encoding DinB family protein, whose translation MSEIQALLKEMEQEAATTRKMLSRVPEDKYDWKPHPKSMTLGRLATHVAELPGWVTMTLNTSGLDFSKGGYSPVVVKNAAELMNYFETTLADAKQRLAAATPEDLEGTWTLRDGDTVLVEQTKAEFIRTCYSQIVHHRAQLGVYLRLLDIPIPGSYGPSADEY comes from the coding sequence ATGTCTGAAATTCAAGCACTGTTAAAAGAAATGGAACAGGAGGCTGCTACCACCCGTAAGATGCTTTCGCGTGTACCGGAAGATAAATATGACTGGAAGCCGCATCCCAAAAGTATGACATTGGGGCGCCTGGCTACCCACGTGGCAGAATTGCCGGGTTGGGTGACGATGACGCTGAACACTTCCGGGCTGGACTTCTCCAAGGGAGGGTATTCGCCGGTAGTAGTAAAAAATGCGGCGGAGTTGATGAATTACTTCGAGACCACCCTGGCGGACGCCAAACAACGACTGGCAGCCGCAACACCTGAGGACCTGGAAGGAACATGGACGCTGCGGGATGGAGATACCGTTTTGGTTGAGCAGACCAAAGCAGAATTTATCCGGACGTGCTACAGCCAGATTGTGCACCACAGGGCACAACTGGGCGTATATCTTCGTCTTTTGGACATACCAATCCCTGGCAGCTACGGGCCAAGTGCTGACGAGTATTGA
- a CDS encoding ATPase has translation MEIPNITRHLQVPVAPDQAYTKFVYEINEWWPKAYTWSGEKLLNLRIHPAVNGLCTETGPYEFRCDWGRVIFLTEGESIAFLWQIGPDRMPEPDPDKASEVFLHFFKESDQKTRIDFGHRHFARHGQKGGLYREAMNNPEGWDFILDKFVQYCSA, from the coding sequence ATGGAAATACCAAATATCACAAGGCACCTGCAGGTACCGGTAGCGCCGGACCAGGCCTATACTAAATTCGTCTACGAAATCAATGAATGGTGGCCCAAAGCCTATACCTGGTCGGGGGAAAAACTGCTGAACCTCCGCATCCATCCGGCGGTAAACGGACTTTGCACTGAAACAGGCCCGTATGAATTCAGGTGCGACTGGGGCCGGGTGATTTTTCTGACTGAAGGGGAAAGCATTGCCTTTTTATGGCAGATAGGGCCCGACAGGATGCCAGAGCCAGACCCGGACAAGGCCAGTGAAGTGTTCCTTCACTTTTTTAAGGAGAGTGATCAGAAGACAAGGATCGACTTCGGGCACCGGCATTTCGCACGGCACGGCCAGAAAGGCGGATTGTACCGGGAAGCGATGAACAACCCCGAAGGATGGGATTTTATCCTGGACAAATTCGTTCAATACTGCTCAGCATAA